One segment of Rubripirellula amarantea DNA contains the following:
- a CDS encoding sigma-70 family RNA polymerase sigma factor produces MHEDYRNGQLKELRDQLTRFAPKGKKIEQADLAENLYHEIDTHRSYALDYVCFRVTNYRREQSSRSNIAGVDVKHDLRLLIEDLSDSADIAIEEIPEQVHTMEDLSKSFRVSTKTISRWRDAGLVSRRFLFGGRKRVGFLHSSVERFAAENRDKIRRGERFSQLTDEEKGEMIERARQMVEGGASLAEVTRELAAQMGRSPETIRYTLKNFDSVHQSVAIFPDHRGALTDDDKRAIFKLHTHGHTVSSLCKRFKRTRTSIHRILLDMRIEQVMELPLDYIYNEEFEVAARKDEFLGELPEPAKAPRKTRTPAGLPSYLAALYDVALLTREQEYHLFRKMNYLKHCASRLREQLDSADADRSSLMNQIDGLYEQAVLVKNKIVQSNLRLVVSIAKRHVKSSDDFFALISDGNMSLIRAAEKFDYSRGNKFSTYASWAIMKNFARTIPSEFKHRDRFRTTTEELFVSRQDNRLDPYIEETVQKTRQRELSKILNRLDDREQKIIVARFGLGRDKEPLTLKEVGEEMGVTKERIRQLEARALSKLRDAADEAKIDVELGA; encoded by the coding sequence ATGCACGAAGATTATCGTAACGGACAACTGAAGGAACTTCGCGATCAACTCACACGCTTTGCCCCCAAGGGCAAGAAGATTGAACAAGCAGACTTAGCTGAGAATCTCTATCACGAGATCGACACCCATCGGTCCTACGCACTTGATTACGTCTGTTTCCGTGTTACCAACTATCGACGCGAGCAATCGAGTCGGTCAAACATCGCTGGTGTGGACGTCAAGCATGACCTGCGATTGCTCATTGAAGACCTTAGCGATTCAGCCGATATCGCGATCGAAGAAATTCCAGAGCAAGTTCATACGATGGAGGATCTAAGCAAGTCCTTCCGTGTATCGACCAAGACGATTTCACGATGGCGTGATGCTGGCTTGGTTTCTCGTCGGTTTCTTTTCGGTGGTCGCAAGCGAGTGGGTTTCTTGCATTCAAGCGTTGAGCGATTTGCCGCTGAAAACCGCGACAAGATCCGCCGAGGCGAACGCTTCAGCCAGCTTACCGATGAAGAAAAAGGTGAGATGATTGAACGAGCCCGCCAAATGGTTGAAGGCGGGGCGAGTCTTGCCGAAGTCACCCGTGAACTGGCTGCCCAAATGGGACGCAGTCCAGAGACGATTCGTTACACGCTGAAGAACTTTGATTCCGTTCACCAGTCGGTCGCGATCTTCCCTGATCATCGAGGCGCACTTACCGATGACGACAAGCGAGCGATCTTCAAGCTGCATACGCATGGACACACGGTTTCGAGCTTGTGCAAACGGTTCAAGCGAACTCGAACAAGCATCCATCGCATCCTGCTGGATATGCGCATCGAGCAAGTAATGGAATTGCCACTCGATTACATCTACAACGAAGAGTTCGAAGTCGCTGCTCGCAAAGATGAATTTCTTGGCGAGTTGCCGGAACCGGCTAAGGCCCCTCGGAAAACTCGCACGCCAGCCGGTTTGCCGAGTTACCTCGCTGCCCTCTACGACGTCGCGCTGCTGACTCGTGAACAGGAATACCATCTGTTCCGCAAGATGAATTACTTGAAGCATTGTGCTAGCCGACTTCGTGAGCAACTTGATTCGGCCGATGCGGATCGTTCGTCTTTGATGAACCAAATTGATGGTTTGTACGAGCAAGCCGTGCTAGTTAAGAACAAGATTGTGCAAAGCAACTTGCGATTGGTGGTTTCGATCGCCAAACGGCACGTCAAGAGTAGTGACGATTTCTTCGCTCTCATTAGCGATGGCAACATGTCGCTCATCCGGGCGGCTGAGAAGTTTGACTACTCGCGTGGTAACAAGTTCAGTACCTATGCTTCATGGGCAATTATGAAGAACTTTGCTCGCACCATTCCCAGCGAGTTCAAGCATCGCGATCGTTTCCGCACCACTACTGAGGAACTCTTTGTTTCGCGTCAAGACAACCGTTTGGATCCGTACATCGAAGAAACGGTTCAAAAGACTCGTCAACGTGAACTGTCGAAGATCCTCAACCGCTTAGATGATCGCGAACAAAAGATTATCGTGGCTCGGTTCGGTTTGGGTCGAGATAAGGAACCTTTGACGTTGAAGGAAGTTGGCGAAGAAATGGGTGTCACCAAAGAACGTATCCGTCAACTTGAAGCTCGTGCGTTGTCAAAACTTCGTGACGCTGCCGATGAAGCCAAGATCGATGTCGAATTGGGTGCCTAG
- a CDS encoding prenyltransferase/squalene oxidase repeat-containing protein has protein sequence MSSAPYLHELTLRLAIGASGLDPSLKSKHGDWLVAQQRPDGGFAGREGESDPYYTAFALRGLWILDRLDQAIVAPAAAFLRKRMSQRDSIIDLISLIFAAAICELSVGEVVLSDDDAQWRTNIADLLQTLRTEDGGFAKTPEGRAGSTYQTFLSVLCLELIEQPVSNIAGIESFLQSQSHPDGGYQEIRAAKRPGVNPTAAAIGTLKVLNKLDLSTQQPTVDFLAEMQSDEGGLTANTRIPFADLLSTFTGLLTLADLGHAERINVDGIQRYALGMQSPSGGFTGFALDQTADVEYSFYGLATLSLCQTI, from the coding sequence GTGAGTTCAGCACCGTACCTGCATGAACTGACCCTTCGACTGGCCATCGGCGCAAGCGGGCTGGACCCATCCTTGAAGTCCAAGCACGGTGACTGGCTGGTCGCGCAACAACGTCCCGACGGAGGCTTTGCAGGTCGTGAGGGCGAGAGCGATCCGTACTACACGGCATTCGCACTGCGGGGGTTATGGATCCTTGATCGGCTGGATCAAGCAATCGTAGCGCCCGCTGCAGCTTTTCTTCGAAAACGCATGTCGCAGCGAGATTCGATCATTGACCTGATCTCGCTGATTTTTGCTGCCGCGATCTGCGAATTGTCAGTCGGCGAGGTGGTATTGTCAGACGACGATGCTCAATGGCGAACGAACATCGCCGACTTGCTGCAGACGCTCCGAACCGAAGACGGTGGCTTCGCAAAAACTCCCGAAGGCCGAGCCGGTAGCACGTACCAGACTTTCCTTTCGGTGCTGTGCCTAGAGCTTATTGAACAGCCGGTTTCTAACATTGCGGGAATCGAGTCTTTCCTTCAATCACAATCGCATCCCGATGGTGGCTATCAAGAAATCCGTGCCGCCAAACGTCCGGGAGTGAATCCGACCGCCGCAGCGATTGGCACGCTGAAAGTTCTGAACAAACTGGACCTGTCGACACAGCAACCAACGGTTGATTTTTTGGCAGAGATGCAAAGTGATGAGGGAGGACTCACTGCGAATACTCGCATCCCGTTTGCTGACCTCCTTAGCACCTTCACGGGACTGCTCACACTTGCTGACCTCGGTCACGCAGAAAGAATCAACGTGGACGGAATTCAACGTTACGCGCTGGGCATGCAATCCCCTAGTGGCGGTTTTACAGGGTTCGCCCTCGACCAAACCGCCGACGTGGAATATTCGTTTTATGGGTTAGCCACACTCTCTCTGTGCCAAACGATCTAA
- a CDS encoding enoyl-ACP reductase FabI: MQFSGKKGLIIGVANENSIAWAIAKTIMEAGGECGFTHLPDRPDDERQRNRRRVSKLTDQYEQAKFLLPMDAQKDEDIRMVFEKAGETFGKIDFFLHSIAYADINDLRNDTVQTSRDGFKMAMDISVYSLISCCNAARDVMAENGAIATMTYFGGEKCVPGYNVMGICKAALDATVRYLAFDMGAQGVRVNALSAGPIKTLAGVGAGVKEMLEMYKHIAPLGYNTTHEEVGNSGAFLLSNASSGISGEILHVDGGYHAMGSPGRLLDQLK, encoded by the coding sequence ATGCAGTTCAGCGGAAAAAAAGGCCTCATCATCGGGGTTGCAAACGAAAACTCGATTGCTTGGGCCATCGCCAAAACCATCATGGAAGCAGGTGGAGAGTGCGGCTTTACGCACCTTCCAGACCGCCCCGACGACGAAAGGCAACGCAATCGCAGACGAGTATCAAAATTAACGGACCAGTACGAGCAAGCCAAATTCCTTCTGCCAATGGATGCGCAGAAAGATGAAGATATCCGCATGGTTTTCGAAAAAGCGGGTGAAACCTTTGGCAAAATCGACTTTTTCCTACATTCCATTGCTTACGCCGACATCAACGATCTGCGGAACGATACGGTCCAAACCAGCCGTGACGGCTTTAAAATGGCGATGGATATTAGCGTTTATTCGCTGATCTCGTGCTGCAACGCCGCTCGTGACGTGATGGCCGAGAACGGGGCGATCGCCACGATGACCTACTTTGGCGGCGAAAAGTGCGTACCAGGCTATAACGTCATGGGGATTTGCAAGGCGGCGTTGGACGCGACGGTACGCTACCTCGCGTTTGACATGGGTGCACAAGGCGTCCGCGTTAACGCACTCTCGGCGGGCCCTATCAAGACGCTCGCTGGCGTCGGAGCCGGCGTCAAAGAGATGCTCGAGATGTACAAGCACATTGCACCGTTGGGATACAACACCACTCACGAAGAAGTCGGCAATAGTGGTGCTTTCCTGTTGTCGAACGCTAGCAGCGGAATTTCTGGCGAGATCTTGCACGTCGATGGTGGCTATCACGCGATGGGCAGTCCGGGACGTTTGCTTGACCAATTGAAGTAA
- a CDS encoding nicotinate phosphoribosyltransferase, whose product MDDDGLAGPTPTGALLTDLYQLTMGYGYWKSARHNRRSVFHLFFRKTPFGGGFAVAAGIGPALDWLANFQVTSSDIAYLATLSGNDGKPLFDQPFLNAIGDMRLEVDVDAVDEGSVVFAHEPLMRISGPLWQCQWIETALLAIVNFQTLIATKAARICHAAGGEDVLEFGLRRAQGVDGGLSASRAAYIGGCAATSNVLAGKLYGIPVRGTHAHSWVMSFDTELEAFEHYAAAMPNNCVFLVDTYNTIVGVHNAIKIGRKLEKLGRRMVGVRLDSGDLAALSIQARQLLDASGFQDARIVASNDLDEYRIQTLKHEGAKISLWGVGTRLVTGGDQGALGGVYKLASIEDGQGKMQPCIKLSQDAVKTSTPGVQQVRRYFHGDQISHDVIYDPSLAIPFVNDACCVTLMGSSSDQSPTDHHVELLSPVMRNGTRLGNQPSLIQVRQAAIDQVGKLPVTFRQLSCDRAFDVLLEPQLWQLKQSLIEEAKADSTSVIHGPATR is encoded by the coding sequence ATGGACGACGATGGACTAGCCGGGCCTACGCCAACCGGTGCACTCCTTACCGATCTCTATCAATTGACGATGGGATACGGATATTGGAAGTCGGCACGTCATAATCGTCGCAGCGTGTTCCATCTCTTCTTTCGCAAAACACCATTCGGCGGTGGGTTTGCAGTCGCTGCAGGGATCGGACCAGCACTCGATTGGCTTGCGAACTTCCAAGTCACCAGCAGCGACATCGCCTATCTCGCTACGCTGAGCGGCAACGACGGAAAGCCACTCTTTGACCAACCGTTCTTGAACGCGATTGGTGACATGCGATTGGAAGTGGATGTCGATGCGGTGGACGAGGGAAGCGTTGTGTTCGCCCACGAACCCTTGATGCGGATATCGGGGCCGCTATGGCAGTGTCAGTGGATCGAAACGGCTTTGTTGGCGATCGTGAACTTTCAGACGCTGATTGCAACCAAGGCAGCAAGGATCTGCCACGCTGCAGGCGGTGAAGACGTGTTGGAGTTTGGACTTCGACGAGCTCAAGGGGTCGATGGCGGTTTGTCGGCCTCACGGGCTGCCTACATTGGTGGCTGCGCCGCTACCAGCAATGTACTAGCGGGAAAGCTCTATGGAATTCCTGTACGTGGAACTCATGCCCATAGCTGGGTGATGTCGTTTGACACTGAACTCGAAGCCTTCGAACATTACGCTGCGGCGATGCCCAACAACTGCGTATTCCTTGTGGACACGTACAACACGATCGTTGGAGTCCACAACGCCATCAAAATTGGTCGCAAGCTCGAAAAGCTGGGGCGTCGAATGGTTGGTGTCCGGTTGGACTCGGGCGACTTAGCCGCACTGAGCATTCAAGCTCGGCAACTGCTTGATGCGAGCGGTTTTCAAGACGCAAGAATTGTGGCCAGCAATGACTTAGATGAGTACAGGATCCAAACGCTGAAGCACGAGGGAGCGAAAATTTCGCTTTGGGGAGTGGGGACCCGATTGGTGACCGGAGGCGATCAAGGCGCCCTCGGCGGAGTCTACAAGTTGGCGTCTATCGAAGACGGACAAGGGAAAATGCAGCCCTGTATCAAGCTCTCGCAAGACGCAGTCAAAACGTCGACGCCGGGAGTTCAGCAAGTTCGACGCTACTTTCATGGTGATCAGATTTCGCACGATGTGATCTATGATCCGTCGCTCGCGATTCCGTTCGTAAATGACGCTTGTTGCGTGACCTTGATGGGATCATCCAGTGATCAATCGCCAACCGATCATCATGTTGAACTTTTGTCTCCGGTAATGCGAAACGGAACGCGGTTGGGCAACCAACCAAGTCTCATTCAGGTTCGACAGGCAGCGATCGACCAAGTCGGGAAACTGCCAGTTACCTTTCGTCAGCTAAGCTGTGACCGAGCATTTGACGTCTTACTGGAACCGCAACTCTGGCAGCTCAAGCAAAGTTTGATCGAGGAAGCTAAGGCCGATTCTACTTCCGTCATTCATGGACCGGCAACGCGATGA
- a CDS encoding sigma-54-dependent Fis family transcriptional regulator, translating to MTNLVSGNDSDPTAVRIALKIAKRLVQESSKEGFLQQTLPDLLNTLGSQFGGLVSQRNGTWDCDYWVGPQQPLPVGLIGEAIDQSSIRTSSQWCVAPLPIHSRIGSIPIEGVRTASALVIEMTDSQGHDPHNEELIQATTSLLAGALQRIHIQQQQGRRIEQLAAVLSAAAEWQQLDDDEALLHKIADTATAILKCERASIFLWDRRRRMLIGRPALGIEGGVLEVDDDAGVVGEVLATGEWKVWNGGSDDESRVNRKVDEKLEFQTRSLVAVPMSSGRGDLIGVFEAINAKDDDFEHEDAVVLADLAKHAAVAIESLRTRKRLTADRDRLVDDAAATASLIGEHSSVENVRKQAAKVARTELSVLVLGKNGTGKEVLARMIHYQSDRRNGPFIAVNCAALVETLLESELFGHEKGAFTDANQSRSGKFELASGGTLFLDEVGDMSPGGQAKLLRVLEDKVVVRVGGSKTIPVDVRVIAATNQPLESMIAEKRFREDLFFRLNVVSLTLPPLAERGNDVLLLANHFTEQFCYQIGRQVPQYSESAKDALLTHAWPGNIRELRNTIERVCYLCSEDVVGVEDLMLGGTTTGSTAAVTGHIKSPALTEATKEFQVEHIQRAIASCGGNMTDAASRLGLHRSNLYRKMRQLGMATSSSDDD from the coding sequence GTGACGAACCTAGTCTCCGGCAACGATAGCGACCCCACTGCGGTCCGCATTGCACTGAAGATCGCGAAGAGACTTGTTCAAGAGTCTTCCAAAGAAGGCTTCCTGCAGCAAACTCTTCCCGATCTACTGAACACCCTTGGAAGTCAGTTCGGAGGCTTGGTTTCGCAGCGAAATGGCACATGGGATTGTGATTACTGGGTCGGGCCGCAGCAGCCTTTGCCTGTCGGTTTGATCGGCGAAGCAATCGACCAATCTAGCATCCGGACATCTTCGCAGTGGTGTGTGGCGCCTCTGCCGATTCATTCTCGAATTGGCAGTATTCCTATCGAAGGCGTTCGAACGGCATCGGCACTCGTTATCGAAATGACCGATTCCCAGGGACACGATCCGCACAACGAGGAATTGATTCAAGCCACGACGAGTCTTCTAGCCGGTGCTTTGCAGCGGATTCATATTCAACAGCAACAGGGGCGTCGAATCGAACAGCTCGCCGCTGTGCTTTCCGCGGCTGCCGAGTGGCAACAACTCGACGACGACGAAGCTCTGCTTCATAAGATTGCCGACACGGCGACTGCGATTTTGAAATGCGAACGCGCCAGTATCTTTCTTTGGGATCGTCGGCGTCGAATGTTGATCGGCCGACCGGCTCTTGGGATCGAGGGTGGAGTTTTAGAGGTGGATGACGACGCGGGTGTCGTTGGCGAAGTCTTGGCAACCGGCGAGTGGAAAGTGTGGAATGGCGGAAGCGACGATGAGTCGCGAGTTAACCGCAAGGTTGACGAGAAGCTTGAATTCCAAACGCGATCCCTTGTCGCCGTTCCGATGTCGAGCGGTCGAGGGGACCTGATCGGGGTCTTCGAAGCGATCAACGCCAAAGACGATGATTTCGAACACGAAGACGCCGTTGTGTTGGCGGACCTTGCCAAGCATGCCGCGGTGGCAATCGAGTCGCTGCGGACGCGAAAGCGATTGACCGCAGATCGCGACCGTTTGGTGGACGACGCCGCGGCTACCGCTTCCCTGATCGGCGAACATTCCTCGGTAGAGAACGTCCGCAAGCAGGCCGCGAAAGTCGCCCGAACAGAATTGAGCGTGTTGGTGCTCGGCAAGAACGGTACGGGCAAAGAAGTTTTGGCTCGAATGATCCACTATCAAAGCGACCGGCGAAACGGTCCGTTCATCGCCGTCAACTGCGCTGCTCTGGTCGAAACTTTGCTCGAGAGTGAATTGTTCGGGCACGAAAAAGGTGCTTTTACCGATGCCAACCAATCACGCAGCGGCAAGTTTGAACTCGCTAGTGGCGGAACGCTATTTCTGGATGAAGTTGGCGACATGAGTCCCGGTGGACAAGCCAAATTGCTCCGCGTTTTGGAAGACAAAGTCGTCGTTCGCGTAGGCGGTTCAAAAACCATTCCCGTTGATGTGCGAGTGATCGCGGCAACCAATCAACCACTCGAATCCATGATTGCCGAGAAGCGGTTTCGCGAAGATTTGTTTTTCCGCTTGAATGTGGTTTCGTTGACGCTGCCACCGCTTGCCGAGCGTGGGAACGATGTGCTGTTGTTGGCCAACCATTTCACAGAACAATTTTGCTACCAGATCGGTCGGCAAGTACCCCAATACAGTGAATCGGCCAAGGACGCTTTGCTGACTCACGCATGGCCCGGCAATATCCGTGAACTGCGGAACACAATCGAACGCGTTTGCTATCTCTGCAGCGAAGATGTTGTGGGTGTCGAAGACTTGATGTTGGGTGGAACCACGACGGGATCAACGGCAGCGGTGACAGGTCATATCAAGTCACCGGCCCTGACCGAAGCCACCAAGGAATTTCAGGTCGAGCATATTCAAAGAGCGATTGCATCTTGCGGCGGTAACATGACTGATGCCGCGTCGCGACTTGGTCTGCACCGTTCAAACCTATATCGCAAGATGCGACAACTCGGGATGGCGACGTCCAGCAGCGACGACGATTGA
- a CDS encoding thioredoxin family protein — translation MVRTASTMLPLGTSAPDFSLPSTEGDIVSLDSYRDSKALLVIFMCNHCPYVKHVANQLKSLADDYLSHGVGVVAISSNDAENYPDDSLEAMVKEKADRGYSFKYLYDADQSVAMAYTAACTPDFFLFDQDMKLVYRGQLDSSRPKTDIPVTGDDLRAAIDAVLAGSSPSPDQRPSIGCNIKWKAGNEPTYFNPQGNA, via the coding sequence ATGGTTCGTACCGCTTCGACAATGCTGCCTTTGGGCACATCTGCACCTGACTTTTCGCTTCCTAGCACCGAAGGTGACATTGTATCGCTGGATTCGTACCGCGATTCCAAAGCGTTGCTGGTCATCTTCATGTGCAACCATTGCCCGTATGTAAAGCATGTCGCCAACCAACTCAAATCGTTGGCTGACGACTATCTGTCACACGGGGTTGGAGTCGTTGCAATTAGCAGCAACGACGCCGAAAACTATCCCGACGACTCGCTTGAAGCGATGGTGAAAGAGAAGGCGGACCGTGGTTACTCGTTTAAGTACCTATACGACGCAGACCAAAGCGTCGCGATGGCTTACACAGCCGCCTGCACTCCGGACTTCTTCCTGTTTGATCAAGACATGAAGCTTGTTTATCGAGGACAGCTCGATTCGAGTCGTCCCAAGACTGACATCCCGGTTACCGGTGACGATCTTCGTGCTGCAATCGACGCCGTGTTGGCTGGATCGTCACCATCGCCGGACCAACGACCTTCGATCGGATGCAACATCAAGTGGAAGGCTGGCAATGAGCCAACCTACTTCAATCCGCAAGGCAACGCGTGA
- a CDS encoding type III pantothenate kinase has product MSSGVCTVAVDVGNTAVKLALREGDQVVDHTIKHDHSHWHLEAIHWVQTVVACQETRWRISSVHRHAAETLIEAIENEVDASTIDCITFDDVPIEVAVDSPSKLGIDRLLSAFAASRLVPLQSRRSGMAVVDAGSAITVDWINHAGHFCGGAILPGLSLQSRALAMGTDALPEILWNTDRPLRLPATNTNDAIHGGILIGVAGAIDSLVSRYFSGQDEPLTSPGIVILTGGDANTLSPHLQSPHQTHAHLVCRGLLELPVSQ; this is encoded by the coding sequence GTGAGCAGCGGTGTTTGTACTGTTGCTGTTGATGTTGGAAACACTGCTGTAAAACTGGCGCTCCGTGAGGGTGACCAAGTGGTTGATCACACTATCAAACACGACCATTCCCATTGGCACCTCGAAGCCATTCATTGGGTGCAAACGGTCGTGGCCTGTCAAGAAACGCGTTGGCGGATATCAAGTGTGCATCGCCATGCAGCGGAAACTCTGATTGAGGCGATTGAGAATGAAGTGGATGCATCAACGATCGATTGCATCACGTTTGATGATGTTCCCATTGAGGTCGCAGTCGATTCACCTTCAAAGTTAGGCATCGATCGTCTCTTAAGTGCCTTTGCGGCAAGCCGCTTGGTTCCCCTTCAATCGCGAAGGTCGGGAATGGCTGTCGTTGATGCGGGTTCAGCGATTACGGTCGACTGGATCAACCACGCGGGCCACTTTTGCGGCGGTGCGATCCTGCCTGGATTGTCGTTGCAATCACGCGCTTTGGCGATGGGAACCGATGCATTGCCTGAAATCCTTTGGAATACCGACCGACCGCTCCGGTTGCCAGCAACGAACACTAACGATGCCATTCACGGCGGTATATTGATCGGAGTGGCCGGAGCTATCGACTCGCTTGTCAGTCGCTATTTCAGTGGCCAGGACGAGCCCCTTACGTCCCCAGGTATCGTGATTCTTACCGGTGGAGACGCGAACACGTTGTCGCCTCACTTGCAAAGCCCGCATCAAACTCACGCTCACTTGGTTTGCCGTGGTTTATTAGAATTGCCGGTAAGTCAGTAG
- the obgE gene encoding GTPase ObgE, with protein MFVDRIQIELVAGKGGDGCSSMRREKYVPRGGPDGGDGGHGASIILEAQLGVNSLAAFANRRVYRAKNGGQGQGSMRTGQRGKDLRVLVPPGTTVIDAKGGFVIRDLKQPGEEFVIARGGKGGRGNASFKNSANRAPRECTPGEEGEARDVILELKSIADVGLVGKPNAGKSTLLARISSARPEIADYPFTTKHPNLGIVDLGERSFVLADIPGLIEGASEGVGLGHEFLKHIERAGLLVHLIEPEPTDATDPIENYRAIRDELKQYDEQLAQRDEMIVVTKCEHESASDVRAALETISGRPVSLISAATGEGIDELVAEIMDVVEKRRELMIQAGEEVTPLRTSDLKANIETKTKRLPPHLSGPTADMSNDRQAKDVQP; from the coding sequence ATGTTTGTCGATCGAATCCAAATTGAATTGGTGGCTGGAAAAGGCGGCGATGGCTGCAGCAGCATGCGTCGCGAAAAGTACGTGCCCCGAGGTGGCCCCGATGGTGGCGACGGCGGGCATGGAGCAAGCATCATCCTAGAAGCCCAATTGGGCGTTAACAGTTTGGCCGCGTTTGCCAATCGCCGCGTCTATCGAGCCAAGAATGGCGGTCAGGGTCAAGGCTCGATGCGAACCGGGCAACGCGGTAAGGATCTACGAGTCCTGGTTCCGCCAGGCACCACGGTGATTGATGCCAAAGGTGGATTTGTCATTCGCGACTTGAAACAGCCGGGTGAGGAGTTCGTTATCGCCCGAGGTGGTAAAGGTGGTCGTGGAAACGCATCGTTTAAAAACAGCGCCAACCGAGCCCCACGCGAATGCACCCCCGGCGAGGAAGGCGAGGCTCGTGACGTGATTTTGGAGCTGAAATCCATCGCGGACGTTGGCTTGGTTGGAAAACCAAACGCTGGCAAGAGTACCTTGCTCGCCCGAATCAGCAGTGCTCGACCCGAAATCGCCGACTACCCATTCACCACCAAACATCCCAACCTTGGAATCGTCGATCTCGGCGAACGCTCTTTTGTGCTGGCGGATATTCCCGGGTTGATCGAAGGTGCAAGTGAAGGAGTCGGTCTGGGACACGAGTTCCTCAAGCACATCGAAAGAGCAGGATTGCTGGTTCACCTAATCGAACCTGAACCGACGGACGCCACAGACCCGATTGAAAACTACCGTGCTATTCGTGATGAGTTAAAGCAGTACGACGAACAATTGGCTCAGCGAGACGAGATGATTGTGGTCACTAAGTGCGAACACGAATCGGCATCGGACGTGCGAGCGGCCCTCGAAACCATTTCAGGACGACCGGTTTCGTTGATCAGTGCGGCAACGGGCGAAGGCATCGATGAACTCGTTGCCGAGATCATGGACGTTGTCGAAAAACGCCGCGAGTTGATGATCCAGGCTGGCGAGGAAGTCACACCTCTAAGGACATCCGATCTGAAGGCGAACATCGAAACCAAGACCAAGCGTCTTCCTCCTCACCTCAGCGGTCCAACGGCGGACATGTCCAACGATCGGCAAGCGAAGGACGTCCAACCGTGA
- a CDS encoding M20 family metallopeptidase, which yields MIEDAIHRLQRLIEFPSVSNVSNEAVSREVADQLEAMGFEVEWTNYYDLAGTLKCNVIGRRLPKTKHEPRQIGGLAYFGHTDVVPVNDWVGPPIVATDEDNDAFKPLIHNGRLYGRGACDMKGSIAAMIAAAASIPIESQTQPLWIVCTADEEVAFCGARQMVAKSNYYRDIVAAQPLAIIGEPTSRQVVHGHKGIATLRITSHGRAAHSSTDEGINANDAMVPMLSLLRDIAAQTRQEKAYHNAAFDPPHLSWNYGCSDFMTAVNITPPRCVAWANLRTMPGVDGEDLIERVRTKANELGLEFQRFQGGLPVWVEPDEPFLKELSEITHSQPSVVCYGTDGSEYHELNHRVVLGPGSIEQAHTNDEWISLDELDRGTKLFTELIQKYCGS from the coding sequence ATGATTGAAGATGCTATCCACCGTTTGCAACGACTGATCGAATTCCCTTCGGTCAGCAACGTCAGTAACGAAGCGGTATCTCGCGAGGTCGCAGACCAACTCGAAGCGATGGGCTTTGAAGTTGAGTGGACGAACTACTACGATCTGGCGGGCACGTTGAAGTGCAACGTCATTGGGCGTCGGCTTCCCAAGACCAAACACGAACCACGCCAGATTGGCGGCTTAGCCTATTTTGGGCACACCGACGTTGTTCCCGTCAATGATTGGGTAGGCCCGCCGATTGTTGCAACCGATGAGGACAATGACGCATTCAAGCCGCTGATTCACAATGGTCGCTTGTATGGGCGAGGGGCCTGCGACATGAAGGGATCTATCGCGGCGATGATCGCAGCCGCAGCGAGTATTCCGATCGAAAGTCAAACTCAACCTCTATGGATTGTCTGTACTGCGGATGAAGAAGTTGCCTTCTGTGGGGCTCGGCAAATGGTTGCAAAGTCTAACTACTATCGCGATATCGTAGCCGCGCAACCTCTCGCCATCATCGGCGAACCGACATCAAGACAAGTCGTTCACGGACACAAGGGAATCGCCACCTTACGTATCACCAGTCATGGTCGCGCAGCACACAGTAGTACCGACGAAGGGATCAATGCGAACGACGCGATGGTGCCGATGTTGTCTCTTCTACGCGATATCGCTGCGCAAACACGACAAGAAAAGGCTTACCACAACGCGGCCTTTGACCCGCCGCATTTGTCTTGGAACTACGGCTGCAGTGATTTCATGACGGCCGTCAATATCACGCCGCCTCGCTGCGTCGCTTGGGCAAATTTAAGAACGATGCCGGGTGTCGATGGAGAAGACTTGATCGAGCGTGTCAGGACAAAGGCCAACGAACTGGGATTGGAGTTTCAGCGTTTCCAGGGCGGCTTGCCCGTGTGGGTTGAACCAGACGAACCGTTCTTAAAGGAACTTAGCGAAATTACGCATAGCCAACCGAGCGTGGTTTGTTACGGCACCGACGGCAGCGAATACCACGAGCTGAATCACCGCGTGGTGCTTGGACCGGGTAGCATCGAACAGGCTCACACGAATGATGAATGGATCAGCCTTGACGAACTCGATCGTGGTACCAAGCTGTTTACCGAACTAATTCAAAAGTACTGCGGGTCCTAA